In Pseudoduganella albidiflava, a single window of DNA contains:
- a CDS encoding alpha/beta hydrolase: MERRRFLSGSAALAAGPLWLGGPAAGQTAQDKIYLHYTRQELDDAYSDAKWAPNMRQLLAGQAAASARLRARLPPRTTGYGAASREQLDIFAPPGTAAGRAAMIFIHGGNWRFGSKETVSFLAPAFTGHDMVFVAPEFASIPDNTLSGMVDQCRRAIAWTGRHAAQFGIDPARLYVGGHSAGGHLAAMMLTTDWRRFGMPPDLLKGGLLLSGLCDLEPVVLAAGNRHLKLTPQERTEFSPVHKLRDVPCPVIVAWGSGDSPEFKRQGSVMAGTLRMAGRLAGTFVLPDVNHFEILDVLAAGDSHLAAAARALMS, from the coding sequence ATGGAGCGACGCAGGTTCCTGTCGGGTAGTGCCGCGCTGGCGGCCGGCCCCCTGTGGCTCGGCGGGCCGGCGGCCGGGCAAACCGCGCAAGACAAGATCTATCTCCACTACACCCGGCAGGAACTGGACGACGCGTACTCGGATGCCAAGTGGGCGCCGAACATGCGGCAACTGCTCGCCGGGCAGGCGGCAGCCAGTGCCAGGCTGCGGGCACGCCTGCCGCCCAGGACAACCGGCTACGGGGCGGCATCGCGGGAACAGCTGGACATCTTTGCTCCGCCAGGCACGGCGGCCGGCCGCGCGGCGATGATCTTCATCCACGGCGGCAACTGGCGCTTCGGTTCGAAGGAAACGGTGTCGTTCCTGGCGCCCGCCTTCACGGGGCACGACATGGTCTTCGTCGCTCCCGAATTCGCCAGCATTCCGGACAATACGCTGTCCGGCATGGTCGACCAGTGCCGCCGCGCGATCGCGTGGACCGGCAGGCACGCGGCGCAGTTCGGCATCGATCCCGCGCGCCTCTACGTGGGCGGGCATTCCGCCGGCGGACACCTGGCCGCGATGATGCTGACCACCGACTGGCGCCGTTTCGGCATGCCGCCGGACCTGCTGAAAGGCGGCCTGCTACTCAGCGGCCTGTGCGATCTCGAGCCGGTGGTGCTGGCTGCGGGCAACCGGCACTTGAAGCTCACGCCGCAGGAGCGCACCGAGTTCAGTCCCGTCCACAAACTGCGCGACGTGCCCTGCCCCGTCATCGTCGCGTGGGGCAGCGGCGACAGCCCGGAATTCAAGCGCCAGGGCAGCGTGATGGCTGGCACGCTGCGCATGGCCGGCCGGCTCGCCGGCACCTTCGTCCTGCCGGACGTGAACCACTTCGAGATCCTCGATGTGCTGGCGGCCGGCGACTCGCACCTGGCCGCCGCGGCGCGCGCGCTGATGAGCTGA
- a CDS encoding TOBE domain-containing protein, which produces MTDSLTPGPLELHGKLWLSAGGRHLGGPDRIALLAAIARHGSITQAAKAVGMSYKGAWDAVDAMNNLAGTPLVERLAGGKGGGGTRLTERGGQLVAQFRRLEDAHRRFIEQLGRNQDAEGLPDIDLLQVMNMKTSARNQFLGTVEKVTRGAVNDEVVLRIVGDQRIVAVVTHESAASLGLAPGTQAFALVKASSVIVAAGLEGAKLSARNQLAGTVARVVPGAVNAEVTIALPGGGTIAATVTRDSAEGLELVAGMPATALFKASSVIIGVL; this is translated from the coding sequence ATGACGGATTCGCTGACACCCGGCCCCCTGGAATTGCACGGCAAGCTTTGGCTGAGCGCCGGGGGGCGCCACCTGGGCGGGCCGGACCGCATCGCGCTGCTGGCCGCGATCGCCCGGCACGGCTCCATCACGCAGGCGGCCAAGGCGGTGGGCATGAGCTACAAGGGCGCATGGGATGCGGTGGACGCCATGAACAACCTGGCCGGCACGCCGCTGGTCGAGCGGCTGGCCGGCGGCAAGGGCGGCGGCGGCACGCGGCTGACGGAAAGGGGCGGGCAACTGGTGGCGCAGTTCCGGAGGCTGGAAGACGCGCATCGCCGCTTCATCGAACAGCTGGGCCGCAACCAGGATGCGGAGGGTTTGCCCGACATCGATCTCCTACAGGTGATGAACATGAAAACCAGCGCGCGCAACCAGTTCCTCGGTACCGTCGAAAAGGTGACGCGCGGCGCCGTCAACGATGAAGTCGTGCTGCGCATTGTCGGCGACCAGCGCATCGTGGCGGTGGTCACGCATGAAAGCGCGGCAAGCCTGGGCCTGGCGCCGGGCACGCAGGCCTTCGCGCTGGTGAAGGCGTCGTCGGTGATCGTCGCGGCCGGGCTGGAGGGCGCGAAACTGTCGGCGCGCAACCAGCTGGCCGGTACCGTGGCGCGCGTGGTGCCGGGCGCCGTGAATGCGGAGGTGACGATCGCGCTGCCGGGGGGCGGCACGATCGCGGCGACCGTGACGCGCGACAGCGCGGAAGGCCTGGAACTGGTTGCCGGCATGCCGGCGACCGCGCTGTTCAAGGCCTCCAGCGTGATCATCGGCGTGTTGTAG
- a CDS encoding Dps family protein, protein MNDQAQQDALKTPTDLGNKARKEVAEGLNALLADTFALYIKCKNFHWHVSGPHFRSYHLLLDEQATAIYAMLDPIAERVRKLGGTTIRSIRHISELQRIKDNDAPFVDAIAMLDELRNDNQALVKSMREVHDVCDEDQDIATASLLENWIDEAEQRIWFLFESTRTA, encoded by the coding sequence ATGAACGACCAGGCACAACAGGACGCACTGAAAACGCCAACCGACCTCGGCAACAAAGCCCGCAAGGAAGTGGCTGAAGGCTTGAACGCGCTGCTGGCGGACACCTTCGCGCTGTACATCAAATGCAAGAACTTCCACTGGCACGTGAGCGGTCCGCACTTCCGCTCCTACCACCTGCTGCTCGACGAGCAGGCCACCGCGATCTACGCGATGCTGGACCCGATCGCCGAGCGCGTACGCAAGCTGGGCGGTACCACGATCCGCTCGATCAGGCATATTTCGGAACTGCAGCGCATCAAGGACAACGACGCGCCATTCGTCGACGCGATCGCCATGCTCGACGAGCTGCGCAACGACAACCAGGCGCTGGTGAAATCCATGCGCGAAGTCCACGACGTGTGCGACGAAGACCAGGATATCGCCACGGCCAGCCTGCTGGAAAACTGGATCGACGAAGCGGAACAGCGCATCTGGTTCCTGTTCGAATCGACCCGTACCGCCTGA
- a CDS encoding KGG domain-containing protein, producing MATHNGNEAGTEQRSEPDKGNSQRSEVPGGGKSASKRGFAAMDEATQRMIASKGGQAAHQKGTAHEFDSEEARRAGQKGGEAVSRDREHMAEIGRKGGESRQSASRLARQGAKEEKR from the coding sequence ATGGCTACACATAACGGCAACGAAGCGGGAACGGAACAGCGGTCCGAACCGGACAAGGGGAACAGCCAGCGGTCGGAGGTGCCGGGCGGCGGAAAAAGTGCCAGCAAACGGGGTTTTGCCGCAATGGACGAGGCAACCCAGCGGATGATCGCCAGCAAGGGGGGGCAGGCCGCCCACCAGAAAGGCACGGCGCACGAATTCGATTCCGAGGAAGCGCGCCGCGCCGGCCAGAAAGGCGGCGAGGCGGTCAGCAGGGATCGCGAGCACATGGCGGAAATCGGCCGCAAGGGCGGTGAAAGCCGCCAGTCGGCCAGCCGGCTGGCGCGCCAGGGGGCCAAGGAAGAAAAGCGCTGA
- a CDS encoding copper chaperone PCu(A)C, translating to MKHLVSAALLALASLSAISANAQVTVKDAWARATVPAAKASGAFLQIESKTDARLVGVSSPVGMAELHQMSMQDNRMSMAHVEAIDLPAGKAVQLAPGGYHVMLMGLKRQLKEGETVPLTLVVEQKGGKRDSVEVQVAVRPLTYAPPQHTPPRH from the coding sequence ATGAAACACCTCGTTAGCGCCGCCTTGCTGGCGCTTGCTTCCCTGTCCGCCATTTCCGCCAACGCCCAGGTCACCGTCAAGGATGCGTGGGCGCGCGCCACCGTGCCTGCCGCGAAAGCCTCCGGCGCCTTCCTACAGATCGAATCGAAGACCGATGCCCGCCTGGTCGGCGTCAGCAGCCCGGTCGGGATGGCCGAGCTGCACCAGATGTCGATGCAGGACAACCGCATGTCGATGGCCCATGTCGAAGCCATCGACCTGCCGGCCGGCAAGGCCGTGCAGCTGGCTCCCGGCGGCTACCACGTGATGCTGATGGGCCTGAAGCGCCAGCTGAAGGAAGGCGAGACCGTGCCGCTGACCCTGGTCGTCGAGCAGAAGGGCGGCAAGCGCGACAGCGTCGAGGTGCAGGTGGCCGTGCGGCCGCTGACGTATGCCCCGCCGCAGCACACCCCGCCGCGCCACTAG
- a CDS encoding DUF2946 domain-containing protein, translating into MKTPSNRLLRSVQAWLACCAILLNALAPAVSHALAAQHAQRQAWEICLNDGTTLAGFGELDEAMFAALTDRANPVPPAFAGHGIGDAMPMADCGYCLPHAGTVGLPPPASLVLPAVAAGAERPYLYYHAPRPLQAWASAQPRGPPFVS; encoded by the coding sequence ATGAAAACCCCGTCCAACCGGCTGCTGCGAAGTGTGCAGGCATGGCTCGCGTGCTGCGCGATCCTGCTGAACGCGCTCGCGCCGGCGGTGTCGCATGCGCTGGCCGCCCAGCACGCGCAGCGGCAGGCGTGGGAAATCTGCCTGAACGATGGCACCACGCTGGCCGGCTTCGGCGAGCTGGACGAAGCCATGTTCGCCGCGCTGACGGATCGCGCCAACCCGGTGCCGCCCGCGTTCGCCGGCCATGGCATCGGCGATGCCATGCCGATGGCCGATTGCGGCTACTGCCTGCCGCACGCCGGCACGGTGGGCCTGCCGCCGCCCGCGAGCCTGGTCTTGCCAGCCGTCGCAGCCGGCGCGGAGCGCCCCTACCTGTACTACCATGCGCCGCGCCCGCTGCAAGCCTGGGCAAGCGCACAGCCCCGCGGGCCCCCTTTCGTCTCCTGA
- a CDS encoding YaeQ family protein: protein MALKATIYKAELSIADMDRNYYGTHTLTLARHPSETDERMMVRLLAFAIHANEALSFTKGMFDVEEPDLWQKDLTDAIELWIEVGQPEERRILKGAGRAGHVIVYSYSTASPIWWKNIANKIERAKNVSVVNLPSETTAALEKMAQRNMQLQCTIQDGQIWLTDGTDTVLVEREVWKAER, encoded by the coding sequence ATGGCACTCAAGGCAACAATCTATAAGGCGGAACTGTCGATCGCCGACATGGACCGCAATTACTACGGCACCCACACGCTGACGCTGGCGCGCCACCCGTCGGAAACCGACGAACGCATGATGGTGCGCCTGCTGGCGTTCGCGATCCACGCCAACGAGGCGCTTAGCTTCACCAAGGGCATGTTCGACGTCGAGGAACCGGACCTGTGGCAGAAGGACCTGACCGACGCGATCGAACTGTGGATCGAGGTGGGCCAGCCGGAAGAGCGCCGCATCCTGAAAGGTGCCGGGCGCGCCGGGCACGTGATCGTGTACAGCTACAGCACGGCCAGCCCGATCTGGTGGAAGAACATCGCCAACAAGATCGAGCGCGCCAAGAACGTGTCGGTCGTCAACCTGCCGTCGGAGACCACGGCGGCACTGGAAAAGATGGCGCAGCGGAACATGCAGCTGCAATGCACGATCCAGGATGGCCAGATCTGGCTGACCGACGGTACCGATACGGTGCTGGTCGAGCGCGAGGTGTGGAAGGCCGAGCGGTAA
- a CDS encoding ATP-binding cassette domain-containing protein, translated as MIRVHIDTTLRAGNRTFRLDARFTSDSQRVVIYGASGAGKSQMLKAVAGLVRPDAGHVELAGRVLFDSANGIDVPPQRRNVGYLFQDYALFPHLNVRQNIAFGLRRGLFNPPRNADGAAIAYWLEAFGLAPVALQLPDQLSGGQRQRVALARALIAEPAALLLDEPFAALDPALRIRMRAELDALQRRLDIPMLMITHDPDDAVAFGGHVLTMADGAILPEVAANITMKEAP; from the coding sequence ATGATCCGCGTGCACATCGATACCACGCTGCGTGCCGGCAACCGGACGTTCCGGCTCGACGCCCGTTTTACCTCGGACAGCCAGCGCGTGGTCATCTATGGCGCTTCCGGCGCGGGCAAGAGCCAGATGTTGAAGGCCGTGGCCGGGCTGGTCCGGCCCGATGCCGGCCATGTCGAGCTGGCGGGCCGCGTGCTGTTCGACAGCGCCAACGGCATCGACGTGCCGCCGCAGCGGCGCAATGTGGGGTACCTGTTCCAGGATTACGCGCTGTTTCCCCACCTGAACGTGCGGCAGAACATCGCGTTCGGCTTGCGCCGCGGCCTGTTCAATCCGCCCCGCAATGCCGACGGCGCGGCGATCGCCTACTGGCTGGAGGCATTCGGGCTCGCGCCGGTGGCGCTGCAGTTGCCGGACCAGTTGTCCGGCGGCCAGCGGCAGCGCGTGGCGCTGGCCAGGGCACTGATCGCCGAGCCGGCCGCGCTGCTGCTCGACGAGCCGTTCGCCGCGCTCGATCCGGCGCTGCGCATACGCATGCGCGCCGAACTCGATGCCCTGCAGCGCCGGCTGGACATTCCCATGCTGATGATCACGCACGACCCGGACGATGCCGTCGCGTTCGGCGGCCATGTCCTGACGATGGCCGATGGCGCCATCCTGCCGGAAGTCGCGGCAAACATCACGATGAAGGAAGCGCCATGA
- a CDS encoding hemerythrin domain-containing protein encodes MTTNSKDPVPMPSSGNHPPIGMPRSSQDAQSKDAVALLTADHDKVKQLFREYERLQNIGDISLKADLALQICMELEIHTMIEEEIFYPAVRAETGDEDMVRDAIQEHAEAKELIAHIQGMSGDDPDLDSTVAMLRKAIEHHVQEEEQEMFPQARQGGADLTALCEQLADRKEQLEHDMGARPLRSGTREAVGERSAIGKADS; translated from the coding sequence ATGACCACCAACAGCAAAGATCCCGTCCCGATGCCGAGCAGCGGCAACCACCCGCCGATCGGCATGCCGCGCAGCAGCCAGGACGCGCAGTCCAAGGATGCCGTCGCCCTGCTCACCGCCGACCATGACAAGGTCAAGCAACTGTTCCGCGAATACGAGCGGCTGCAGAACATCGGCGACATCAGCCTGAAGGCCGACCTGGCCTTGCAGATCTGCATGGAACTGGAAATCCACACGATGATCGAAGAGGAAATCTTCTACCCTGCCGTGCGCGCCGAAACCGGCGACGAGGACATGGTGCGCGATGCCATCCAGGAACACGCCGAGGCGAAGGAGCTGATCGCCCATATCCAGGGCATGTCCGGCGACGATCCGGACCTCGACAGCACCGTGGCCATGCTGCGCAAGGCGATCGAACACCATGTGCAGGAAGAGGAGCAGGAAATGTTCCCGCAGGCGCGCCAGGGTGGCGCGGACCTCACGGCGCTATGCGAACAGCTGGCCGACCGCAAGGAGCAGCTGGAACACGATATGGGTGCGCGCCCGTTGCGCAGCGGCACCCGGGAAGCCGTCGGCGAACGCTCCGCCATCGGCAAGGCCGATTCCTGA
- the purU gene encoding formyltetrahydrofolate deformylase: protein MHPEYILTLSCPDQRGIVHRVSGFLAEHGCNIIDSAQFGDQETCRFFMRVHFAAEDAAVADSVLRADFAELATALRLEWMLHDAHRKPRVLLMVSKIGHCLNDLLFRYKSGLLPVEIPAIVSNHMDFYQLAASYNIPFHHLPLAAGAPESAKLAQEARIVDLVESHNIDLVVLARYMQILSPSLCAKLKGKAINIHHSFLPSFKGARPYAQAHQRGVKLIGATAHFVTGDLDEGPIIEQDVERVDHSMDAETLSAIGRDVECVVLARAVKWFVEHRVLQNEHRTVIFK from the coding sequence ATGCATCCCGAATACATCCTCACGCTTTCCTGCCCGGACCAGCGCGGCATCGTCCACCGCGTCTCCGGCTTTCTTGCCGAGCACGGCTGCAACATCATCGATTCGGCGCAGTTCGGCGACCAGGAAACCTGCCGCTTTTTCATGCGCGTGCACTTCGCCGCCGAGGATGCCGCGGTAGCCGACAGCGTGCTGCGCGCCGACTTCGCCGAACTGGCCACCGCGCTGCGCCTGGAATGGATGCTGCACGACGCGCACCGCAAGCCGCGCGTGCTGCTGATGGTGTCGAAGATCGGCCATTGCCTGAACGACCTGCTGTTCCGCTACAAGAGCGGCCTGCTGCCCGTCGAGATCCCGGCCATCGTGTCGAACCACATGGATTTCTACCAGCTGGCGGCCAGCTACAACATCCCGTTCCACCACCTGCCGCTGGCCGCCGGGGCGCCGGAAAGCGCCAAGCTGGCGCAGGAAGCGCGCATCGTCGACCTGGTGGAATCGCACAATATCGACCTGGTGGTGCTGGCGCGCTACATGCAGATCCTGTCGCCGTCGCTGTGCGCGAAGCTCAAGGGCAAGGCGATCAACATCCACCATTCCTTCCTGCCCAGCTTCAAGGGCGCCCGGCCCTACGCGCAGGCGCACCAGCGCGGCGTGAAACTGATCGGCGCCACCGCCCACTTCGTCACGGGCGACCTGGATGAAGGCCCGATCATCGAGCAGGACGTGGAACGCGTGGACCATTCGATGGATGCGGAAACGCTGTCCGCCATCGGCCGCGACGTGGAATGCGTGGTGCTGGCACGCGCCGTGAAATGGTTCGTCGAGCACCGCGTGCTGCAGAACGAACACCGCACCGTGATCTTCAAATAA
- a CDS encoding YgjP-like metallopeptidase domain-containing protein, which yields MTATLKYLGAYSDDTRHQVQALLNQNRLGDVLKKRYPKAHEVRNDKALYDYVQDLRDEFLRNAAPIDKVLFDSKIHVINHALGLHTSISRIQGGKLKAKHEIRVATMFRDCPIEFLRMIAVHELAHVKEKQHDKAFYKLCSYMEPHYHQYEFDVRLYLTELDHSGQKLW from the coding sequence ATGACAGCCACACTGAAATATCTCGGCGCCTACTCCGACGACACGCGCCACCAGGTGCAAGCCCTGCTGAACCAGAACCGCCTCGGCGACGTACTGAAGAAACGTTATCCGAAAGCCCACGAGGTACGCAACGACAAGGCGCTGTACGACTATGTACAGGACTTGCGCGACGAATTCCTGCGCAACGCCGCGCCGATCGACAAGGTTCTCTTCGACAGCAAGATCCATGTGATCAACCACGCGCTCGGGCTGCATACGTCGATCTCGCGCATCCAGGGCGGCAAGCTGAAGGCCAAGCATGAAATCCGCGTGGCCACCATGTTCCGCGACTGCCCGATCGAGTTCCTGCGCATGATCGCCGTGCACGAACTGGCGCACGTGAAGGAAAAGCAGCACGACAAGGCGTTCTACAAGCTCTGTTCCTACATGGAGCCCCATTACCACCAGTACGAGTTCGACGTGCGCCTGTACCTGACGGAGCTGGACCATTCGGGGCAGAAGCTGTGGTGA
- a CDS encoding serine hydrolase domain-containing protein, with product MTASHLDKVIDGAIARQRIVGTVVLAARDGEIVYRRAAGSADREQGIALREDALFRLASITKPLVATAALKLADEETIDLSAPVTEWLPDFRPRLPDGTAPAITLQHLLTHTAGLSYGFLEAPDGPYRRAGVSDGLDQPGLSLAENLARIASCPLAYAPGTGWRYSVATDVLGAVLQEATGMPLPAIVQREVTGPLRMRDTAFHVVDADRLAVPYRDARPAPPTRMASEEEVPFMEGVARFTPGRIFDAAAYPSGGSGMAGTADDVMRFLLSLRTSNRAILRAAEVDRTGTGAMTQGPGWGFGYLGAVLGHPKEAHSPQSAGTLQWGGAYGHYWFVDPLADLVVVQLTNTTFEGMAGAFPRDVRNAAYKDFT from the coding sequence ATGACCGCTTCCCACCTCGATAAAGTGATCGACGGCGCCATCGCGCGCCAGCGCATCGTCGGCACCGTCGTGCTGGCCGCGCGCGACGGCGAGATCGTCTACCGCCGCGCGGCCGGCAGCGCGGACCGCGAACAGGGCATCGCGCTGCGCGAGGATGCCCTGTTCCGCCTGGCTTCCATCACCAAGCCGCTGGTCGCCACCGCCGCGCTGAAGCTGGCCGACGAGGAAACCATCGACCTGTCGGCGCCGGTCACGGAATGGCTGCCGGACTTCCGCCCGCGCCTTCCGGACGGCACCGCACCCGCTATCACGCTGCAGCACCTGCTCACGCACACGGCCGGGCTGTCCTATGGTTTCCTGGAGGCGCCCGACGGCCCGTATCGCCGGGCGGGGGTTTCCGATGGGCTGGACCAGCCGGGCCTGTCGCTGGCGGAAAACCTGGCGCGCATCGCCTCCTGTCCGCTGGCGTATGCGCCTGGAACGGGCTGGCGCTATTCGGTGGCCACGGACGTGCTGGGCGCCGTGCTCCAGGAAGCCACCGGCATGCCCTTGCCGGCGATCGTGCAGCGCGAGGTGACGGGCCCGCTGCGCATGCGCGACACGGCGTTCCACGTCGTCGACGCGGACCGCCTGGCCGTCCCCTACCGGGACGCCAGGCCCGCCCCGCCCACTCGCATGGCAAGCGAAGAAGAGGTGCCGTTCATGGAGGGTGTCGCCCGCTTCACGCCGGGGCGGATCTTCGATGCCGCGGCGTATCCGTCCGGCGGTTCCGGCATGGCCGGCACGGCGGACGATGTCATGCGCTTCCTGCTCAGCCTGAGGACCTCGAACCGGGCGATCCTGCGCGCCGCCGAAGTGGACCGCACCGGCACCGGCGCGATGACGCAGGGCCCCGGCTGGGGCTTCGGCTACCTGGGCGCGGTGCTGGGCCACCCGAAGGAAGCGCATTCGCCGCAGTCGGCCGGCACCCTGCAGTGGGGCGGCGCGTATGGCCATTACTGGTTTGTCGATCCGCTCGCGGACCTGGTCGTGGTGCAGCTCACCAACACCACGTTCGAAGGGATGGCGGGCGCCTTCCCGCGCGACGTGCGCAACGCCGCGTACAAGGATTTTACCTAG
- a CDS encoding cupin-like domain-containing protein — MNETPVRKAPRLPPTREASEAAAADRAAHRAARERRDAQVRGVPSIAAMREAIKAAARTLPAIAEVPRIEALDKAAFRARAAQGLPFLMTGVADRWPLAALTVQSLREHYSHLPVRARVGDYVSTAFAADRAMRDMGMLEYLDLVAAGTEGLPPYLGNLELRELNRLCHWPAYFDKVGPPRFWLGPAGTVTPLHCDYDDNVFAQVWGSKRIMLAPPHHDDFLYPNEANAILFGSPFDPECPDFDRFPLARQATTIECIVGPGDMLYVPAGWFHQVRALTFSLSSNRWARGMPLALGDGAALLAANSGEQPSA, encoded by the coding sequence GTGAACGAGACCCCGGTGCGCAAGGCGCCGCGCCTGCCGCCTACCCGTGAAGCATCCGAAGCGGCGGCCGCCGACCGCGCCGCCCACCGCGCGGCACGCGAGCGCAGGGATGCCCAGGTGCGTGGCGTGCCATCGATCGCGGCCATGCGCGAGGCCATCAAGGCGGCCGCGCGCACCCTGCCGGCCATTGCCGAAGTACCGCGCATCGAGGCGCTCGACAAGGCGGCGTTCCGCGCCCGCGCCGCCCAGGGCCTGCCCTTCCTGATGACGGGCGTCGCCGACCGCTGGCCGCTGGCCGCGCTGACGGTACAGTCGCTGCGCGAGCACTACAGCCACCTGCCCGTGCGCGCCCGCGTCGGCGACTATGTCAGCACGGCCTTCGCCGCCGACCGGGCGATGCGCGACATGGGGATGCTCGAGTACCTGGACCTGGTGGCTGCGGGCACCGAGGGTTTGCCCCCTTACCTGGGCAACCTGGAACTGCGCGAACTGAACCGGCTGTGCCACTGGCCCGCCTACTTCGACAAGGTGGGTCCGCCGCGCTTCTGGCTGGGCCCCGCCGGCACGGTCACGCCGCTGCACTGCGACTACGACGACAATGTCTTCGCGCAGGTCTGGGGCAGCAAGCGGATCATGCTGGCGCCGCCGCACCACGACGACTTCCTGTACCCGAACGAAGCCAACGCCATCCTGTTCGGCTCCCCGTTCGATCCCGAATGCCCCGATTTCGACAGGTTCCCGCTGGCGCGGCAGGCCACCACGATCGAGTGCATCGTCGGCCCCGGCGACATGCTGTACGTGCCGGCCGGCTGGTTCCACCAGGTGCGCGCGCTGACATTCTCGCTGTCGTCGAACCGCTGGGCGCGGGGCATGCCGCTGGCGCTGGGCGACGGCGCCGCGCTGCTGGCCGCAAACAGCGGCGAGCAGCCTTCGGCCTGA
- the modB gene encoding molybdate ABC transporter permease subunit — protein MADAWIALGLSLKVALCATLIDLVFGVAIGWVLARRRFPGRELLDALLTLPMVLPPTVLGYYLLVVIGRNGPLGGWLHATFGINLIFTWQAAVIAAAVVAFPLVLKGARSAFETVDPQLEQAARVLGVSGAGVFLRVTLPLAWRGVLAGTLLAFARSMGEFGATLMVAGSIPGQTQTLSIAVYEAVQAGQDDTANLLVLVTSVACVAVLVLASRLAPPRKALP, from the coding sequence ATGGCCGATGCCTGGATCGCCCTCGGCCTGTCGCTGAAGGTGGCGCTGTGCGCCACGCTGATCGACCTGGTGTTCGGCGTGGCCATCGGCTGGGTGCTGGCACGGCGGCGTTTTCCCGGCCGCGAACTGCTCGATGCGCTGCTGACCTTGCCGATGGTGCTGCCGCCCACGGTGCTGGGCTATTACCTGCTGGTCGTGATCGGCCGCAATGGCCCGCTGGGCGGCTGGCTGCACGCCACGTTCGGCATCAACCTGATCTTTACCTGGCAGGCGGCCGTGATCGCCGCGGCCGTGGTCGCCTTCCCGCTGGTGCTGAAGGGTGCCCGCTCCGCCTTCGAGACGGTCGATCCCCAGCTGGAGCAGGCCGCCCGCGTGCTGGGCGTCTCGGGCGCCGGCGTGTTCCTGCGCGTGACGCTGCCGCTGGCCTGGCGCGGCGTGCTGGCCGGAACCCTGCTGGCATTCGCCCGTTCGATGGGCGAATTCGGTGCCACGCTGATGGTGGCGGGCAGCATTCCCGGCCAGACGCAGACCCTGTCGATCGCCGTCTACGAAGCCGTGCAGGCCGGCCAGGACGATACCGCCAACCTGCTGGTGCTGGTCACCTCGGTGGCCTGCGTGGCCGTGCTGGTGCTGGCCAGCCGGCTGGCGCCGCCGCGGAAGGCGCTGCCATGA
- a CDS encoding endonuclease (3' incision activity; acts with UvrC), producing MGLLIRADPALLFNYPSHIPRDCIDVLPQQPGIYIFRDEAATPIYIGKSVNLRHRVLSHLRTPEEAQMLARTRHIDFERTGGELGALLREAMLIREHQPVFNVKLRQQRDMCSIALRGHRPEIVFAKEVDFGGTDGLYGLFGTRKAAQETLKNVAQAASLCSVLTGLEKGSPGRPCFARQIARCRGGCTGEESLADHGARLQAALGHMLVQRWPYDGPIAIVEESDGLRQRQLVDNWCYLGTGKLKKKRGAARFDAAVYHILRRPLLEGGLAIEMA from the coding sequence GTGGGACTGCTGATCCGCGCCGATCCCGCACTCCTGTTCAACTATCCGTCGCACATTCCTCGCGACTGCATCGATGTCCTGCCGCAGCAGCCGGGCATCTATATCTTCCGCGACGAAGCCGCCACGCCGATCTATATCGGCAAGAGCGTCAACCTGCGCCACCGCGTGCTGTCGCACCTGCGCACGCCCGAGGAAGCGCAGATGCTGGCGCGCACCCGCCACATCGACTTCGAACGCACCGGCGGCGAACTGGGCGCGCTGCTGCGCGAAGCGATGCTGATCCGCGAGCACCAGCCCGTGTTCAACGTCAAGCTGCGCCAGCAGCGCGACATGTGCTCGATCGCGCTGCGCGGCCACCGGCCGGAGATCGTCTTCGCGAAAGAGGTGGATTTCGGTGGCACCGACGGCCTGTATGGCCTGTTCGGCACCAGGAAGGCGGCGCAGGAAACGCTGAAGAACGTGGCGCAGGCGGCCAGCCTGTGCTCGGTGCTGACGGGACTGGAAAAGGGCAGCCCCGGCCGGCCCTGCTTCGCGCGGCAGATCGCGCGCTGCCGCGGCGGCTGCACCGGCGAGGAAAGCCTGGCCGATCACGGCGCGCGGCTGCAGGCGGCGCTGGGGCATATGCTGGTCCAGCGCTGGCCCTACGACGGGCCGATCGCGATCGTCGAGGAATCGGACGGCTTGCGGCAGCGGCAGCTGGTCGATAACTGGTGCTACCTCGGTACCGGCAAGCTGAAGAAGAAGCGCGGCGCCGCCCGCTTCGATGCGGCGGTCTATCACATCCTCCGGCGGCCGCTGCTGGAGGGCGGCCTGGCCATCGAAATGGCGTAG